agcggctcacacctgcaatcctagcactctgggaggctgaggtggatgaatcgcttgaactcaggagttcaagatcagcctgagcaaaagcaagattatacctgctaaaattagaaaaagtaaccgggcattgtggcaggtgtctgtattcctagctactcaggaggctgaggcaaaaggttcacttgatcccaagagtttgaggttgctgtgatcccaTGTCACTCTTTCCAAGGTGACTAaatgagactatctaaaaaaaaaaaccctgacccCAAGATGGTGGTGCCCGGTGAAGTGGCCGCGGCCACCTCTGGCAAAGGCGATGGCGGGAGCGGCGGCTTTGGATTATGGCTAGATGGACAATTGGAGGCGCTGGGGGTGGACCGAGCCATTTATGGTGCCTACATCTTGGATGTCctgcaggaagaagaggaagaagaaaagttggatGTTCTGCAGGGTATCCTCTTGGCTTTCCTGGAAAAAGATTCCCTCCTTAATATCTGCAAGGAGATTGTGGAACGATGGTCGGAGACTCAGAATGTTGtcacaaaagtgaaaaaagaagatgaagttCAGGCCATTGCAACTCTAATTAAGAAGCAGGCACAGATGGTGGTAAAACCCAGGATGGTGTCAgaagaagagaagcagagaaaagctGACCTCATGGCCCAGTATGCTGATGTGACAGATGAAGAGGATGAAGCAGATGAAAAGGATGAttcaggtgccaccacaatgaaCATTGGTTCTGACAAATCCCTTTTCCGAAACACCAATGTGGAAGATGTCCTCAATGCCCGAAAACTGGAGCGAGAATCACTTAGGGATGAGTCCCAAAGGAAGAAGGAACAGGACAAGctgcagagggagagagacaaaCTGGCCAAACAGGAGcgcaaggaaaaggaaaagaaaaggacacaGAGAGGGGAATGAAAGCGATAACCCTGGCCTAGTCTATTTCCCCCATCCATGAACTTCATCACACAGCAACTGGTTGTGCACATGTATATTTAAGGGAAATGAGAGAACATTGCAAAGTGGTTTCCCAAGGCATTTCCCCTTTTGTTTACATGGTCAAAAGGAAAATCACAATCACTTTTAATTACAAAATGTGCCAGTTTTGGTGGTGTGGGCAGTCAGATTATTACAGTTGATGTCTGTACCAAAGATCTGGAATGGGGGCAAACTTCATATTTTAATACTAAAGTCCTATGCTCCTTTGGCCACTTTATAAGTCTTCCCTCACCTTCAGTAAATAGCAAAAGGATTCAGAAAGCTAAAagctacagttttcttttctttcttttttttttttttttttgtagagacagagtctcactgtactgccctcaggtagagtgccgtggcgtcacacggctcacagcaacctcttaactcttgggcttacgcgattctcttgcctcagcttcccgagaagctgggactacaggcgcccgccaattttttggttgcagtttggccggggctgggtttgaacccgccatcctcagcatatggggctggcgccctactcactgagccacaggcgccgccctaaaagctACAGTTTTCATTCTGAAGGAGTGGAAACAtgatccctccttccctcagatGAAATGTGGGAGTGTTCATGCGTTGGAGGCAGTATTCACTCTTAAATGTAACGTTGTTTTATGGTTGAAATAGCTAATGAAGAGCCCTCCCTGGCTCCCAGATTTTATGTTACATGGCAGCAAAGtaggaaaatgtgaagaaattaaTGGAGGCTGTCCTGGATctgagaatgatttttaaaaacattttagccaatgggaagaaaagaagtaacttaAAATAGAGATAGTTACATGTTTTTCCTCATCTAGGCTATTTAAGGATGTGTCACTGTTGGATGCAAGAGTATCATTGTtaagtaaattcatttttttacaaTCATGAATCCTCTTGAGTGCTAGTAGAGATTTTAATACTGATTTTCCCTGAAACATGAGTATTAATACGTAATAATTCCTGGGTTAGGGAAGCTGAGAGAATTGCCCTTTTAAGGAAGAAACACTGGAAATCTCTGCTAACATGAAGATATTTGAGTGTACATAGTAGGCACTGAACAAATTTATTGAATAACTGAATGTAAAACTGCTTGGGAAAGTCAAAAATGAGTAGAAACTCTCCATTTCTACTCCTGTCACAAGCCACATTCAATTATAAATAAGGCTCTGCTCTGCTTCAGGCAGCAGACTATCTAGAAGTCTAAAGAGAACAATTTCTCTGACAAGACAGAAAATAGATATTATATACCAGGGGCTGGCAAACTACTCCCAAATTTGGCCCAGTCTGGTTTTGTATGGTGCAAACCAAAAATGGTTTTTAGATTTTTAAGGGTTAGGAAAAATAagtgacagagaccatatgtggtctgtaaaacttaaaatatttattatctggccctttgTGGGAAAGGTTTGCCAGCCTCTGTTTTATGCCATTAACTATGAGAGTAACAAaacttttaccttttttatgcAGAAAGTAACAAAAGAGCATGGTTAAGGAAAAGGAGATGTGTTGCCTCTTCATATACTCCTATAACCGTGgcatttcagaaaacaaatgaaaaaacaccttttaaaaaataaattttatttaaataaaaaaaaaaaaaaacctctttaaaCACATTGTCCCTGAATGCTGCTCCTGCCTGGTGCCAAACTGTGCGATAGGCCCCAGGAACCTACAGATCACAGTGACAAGGCCTCTGACCCTGCAGGCTTCCCAGTCTGGGACAGAGCAACATGCAGATCCCCATGGGCAAGCAGATGTTTCCAGAGCATAAACAGCTGCAACTGCTGCACCAGGAAAGGGCAGCTGTGTCTGCCCCATGTGCTGCTGATGAGTTCTTTGGCCCTAAGCATAAGTACTTCcctactttttttaattttgggatttgaaaaatatacattattcaCATTCTTTAGGAtagctacaataaaaaaaagtgttggcgaggatgtgaagaaattataGCCTTTGTGTACCattggtgggattgtaaaatggtgcagccactatggAAGGAGTGTGGAAgtccctcaaaaaattaaaaataggttaATATGTGATCTgtcaattccacttctgggtatatagctacaagaattgaaatcaggatctcaaagagatatctgcatttCTGTGTAGAAACAACTCACACGTCTATTCACAGGTGAagggataaacaaattgtggtatatatggTAACTGAATGATGTTCAGCCTGAAAAGGGGGAGGGGGCGCAGTCTGACACACGCTACACCACAAGTAGGGGAGAAAGACTCCAGTACAAATGAGCTCAACTCCAGCCAAGACCACAGGTGACTGGGGTTTTTAtagggagaacagagagagagcaaAGACATTCTTTGAGAAGTGAAAAGAGGGAGAAATGCAAGGGAGACTGAggagatggaaaataaaagaaaaagggtaaGTGGAGAATTAATGTAAGTGTTTGGCACTATAGGTTGGGACCATGTCTATTTGCAGGTTAGCAGAATTGCATTTTCTTCAGCAAAAGCTCAACATGGATGCTGGGTCACCTTCAGGGGCTCTATCAAAGCCAGGCTGAGGTGTGGCTGAGGTTCTCAGCTCTGCATTCAGGCAAATCCTTGGTGCCTGTCGAGTTCACAGTTTGTAGTCGAAACTGGTTGTGGTAGAAGATAGTGTTGGGTTTGGCTATCTCCGTGGAAGGTGTTGAAGGTGTTGCTGACAGCACAATGTCTTCCTTTTGCACCTGGATGCTTCTGGAAGCTGCCCTTAGGAACGCGGTCTTACCAGATCCTGACAGCTACAGTCATGGTGTGAACCATCTCAGGCAGACAATAACAAGGATGGGCACTGAGAAACAGGAGGCTGCTTGCTCACACCGAGGATCCCCAGGGTGTGAGTGTGCTTGGGAAAACTGTGCTGGGACAGTTGTGAAGGGCACAGCaaagggccccagtctgagtttGCATCTAAGCGCCCAGAGAGAAGGCACCGTTCACCAGGACACACGTTCCATTTGTCATCTGGCTTTCTGGCTTACCTTacaaaaagggatttttttcccttctgttttgTTTGGAATTCAATACAATCAGTGCTTTGGAGGACCAACTATTTGTCAAGGACTTAAAAGACCAGGAAAGCACAAAATCATAGCTCCAGGGCACGTCTGTAGGAGGCCTGGGGAAGTCCATCTGCTGGCCCAGGACCTGCAGGAGGGCAGCTGTGCCCTTCCTTATCCTTCCTTCTTTCGTGCTGATTCTCCTGCCTGCCTTTCCTTTCACTGTCTCCTGCCTGGCCACCCTCTGGGATGCATTGTTCCAGCTCATCCAGGCCTGAAAGGCTCTCCTGCCACCCTCATAAGCAGCTCCTCCCCTGTGGTCCTCACTCTTGATCTCTCTATCACTCCCCACCTGCCTTTGGCAAGAATGTGCTTTGCAAAGCCCTGGGGACGTCTGCACATGGGTCTCTGGTGTCTCAAGCTGCTGGACAAAAAAGCCCCGAGGAACAGAGACGGTTCTTTGACTTCCACTTACAACTCTTGGCGTAGTCTCAGATTTATCGCTTTTGGTGATTGTGTGCATTCCTAGACAAGCCACATCAGTACCTGGCTGGGTGAGGCGGCACTCCAAGCCCACCAGAGCTCTGTGACAGATGGAGAAAGCCCAGCAGTGGGGTCAGAGCATAGACCAAGTCACCTGAAACCCACTGCATATATTTCTGTTGCTCACGGACTCTGGGCCAGGGCCCTGGCCCTATACCTCCAAGGCAAGCAAGAGCTGGCTCATCTCCTGAGGTTGCCTGGGGAGGAGTGGCTGTGGCTCCTGGGGGTCCCTTCTTAGCACCAATTTCCCAAACTCGAGCTGTGATGCACCAGCTCCTGTATAGCATCACGTCGCAGAGAATTTggtttgagtaatgtcttgaatTTTGTTGCCCCGGCTACAGTCTTGGGCATAGGGAAGGGCTCCAATTGCTGGGCAGAGGCCAGACAGGGGAAGAGGGCCCAACTCTAATAAGGGCTTGGGTCTCAGGCACCCTACACTGGAGGAGGAAATCTGGATCTACAGCTCTGACCAGGGGAAGGTGAGCTCGGAGCTTGCAGAAAAGGAAACCTCAGCTGGAGGAACCCCCAGGCCCCCGGACGATGCTGCTGAGTCACCATTCTCCCCATGCTTGCTGGCTGGGACACGTGGACATAGTGTCTTCAACTTCAGGCTGTGGGGGACTTAACTGGCAGCTGAGGACAGCTGAGCTCAGCTCTGGGGACAGAGATGGATGTGCACCAGCACAGGCGCAGTGGATGCTGTCTCAGAAGTAGCCTCTGTTTTGTCTACCCTGTGTTACTCGGCATCACATGTGGGCCTTGCTCCAGCCGTGTTCTGGGGACTCTGGGTCACCCAGGTCACCGCTGTAAAGGTGCTCTCTTCACTCTCTGGCACAGACGGGGTGGTAGCTGCACGGGGATGCCTGCGGAGATGTGCTGCAGGCTCATGACATTGGCCATGTTCCCTGCCTGTTTAATTCACTGTGAAGTGGGCTGAGGTCTCCAGGAACAAGGGTGGGAGCAGGgtaaggcaacatagtgagactcttcctcaaataaaaaaagagagagagagatttgaaagGTCATCACAGCCTAAAATTAGCCTAGTGTGGGcatacattaatattttatccTCCTCCTTTCCTGGGCTGTAGGGAGGCTTTGAAAAGAACCAGCTCAGGTTGCTGAATTCTGGGAGAAAGTTTACTTCTAGAGGAGACATTCCTGAGTATGAATGAGGATGCTACCAAAGCCCTGGGCCTTGCCATCCCCAGGGACTCAAGACTCACCTCTCTGAGCACCATGgtgtgggaggggaaggagagtggTGACCAGCCAAGGGGTGTGCTGGGGCCTCCAGGAACTGCACCTCCCAGCTCATGTTGGTTCCCATGTGCCCCCAACACCCACCTGTCTGGAGCTCTCACGAGCTGGTACATCTCTGATAGTTCTGTTCCATTTTGGACCCAGGATAGTTCTCTGGTTCATGTGCTCTGAGTGGTACAAATCTGAAGGCAGGGAGGGTGGATGGTGATAAATTAGTTCTAGGAGCCCCTTGTGTTGGACTAAGCTCCTGCACAAGGCCCCAACAGACCAGACAAGATGTCAAAATGCAGCCACCCAGCCCAGAGCTTCCTGTCTCCATCAGAAACTCGGTGACGTGAGAAATAACAGCCCATTTCCCAAACTAAACCGTCAATGTTTAGTCGGTGTGATGGTGAAGCTCCCTCTGTTTTAATACTTAACCTGAATCACCTCTGTTAACCAGTCATTTTCCTGTGGCTGTCCCCTCGGCCTCGCCTTATAAGGAGGGTGTCTTTCCCCAACCCACTCTGTTCTCTGTCGCTGCTTTCTTCAGCCCTTCTCTCAGCTCGTGGTTgcatttattctattttacaGAATGAAGGCCTCAGACAACCTTGTCTAGGGAGTATCCCTCCTGGGGAGGCCACACCCATGAGGAATGCAGGCCTTGCCAGCTCTGTCTGCCTTAGGGCAACACTGGTCATCCTGGTTCAAGAGCACCCCCAGGGCCTCTGGCGATGCTGCTGAGCCACCTTTCTCCTCAGACCaacctgctccctgctccctgccccccacccaggGTGTCTATCCCAGTGATTTTTCCTTGTAAATATCCTGCATGCCAAGCTCTATCTCCATGTCTGCTCCCAGAGAACCCAACTATGGCAACCACCTGTCCTAGAAATGTTTAAAGGCAGAAGACTGAAGAGACACAAACCCAAGTACAAGTGTTTACTTTATGTACcttttacatatatgtaaaaagGTATTCAGTGTACAGAGTGTATTTGCACAGATGTTTAATGTATATAcctaaatatttaaagtatgcatttatgtatacacatacatatgtttaAGTATGTATTTAGTGAGAGGTCTCTTATCTAAGGTCAGTGAAACCAGTAGCTAGTAAGTAAACAGCCAAAATCACTTACAGTGAAAAGTGattatatgtgtgcatatatgggCATGTACATACTGCTACATATTTGCACACATGAGTATATGTCTGTAatgcgtgcatgtgtgtatactCGTATaggtatatatgtacacatatgctcatatattaaacattttattttaacttgaaGCCTAAAAACATGGAAGTACATGCTGCTCATCTATCTAATGTGGTGATTTCAAATCTGTATCGACTTCCTGCTCAAAGCACACATGGGCAGAACACATTTCTAGATTTATTAGTTTCAGTGTATTTAAAGTACTAAGAATTTAAAGACCTTTACACAGACTCTGAAGTGCAGAACCCCAATGGATTTTCACTTTATCCCTCTTCTAAAAGGATCCCTTTGCGCATATAATGGACATGACTTTTAATATGACTCGCCTTTATTCTTTCCAAAGCTTTGAACTTCATTTCCAAAGAAGTAACAACTTCCTTTTCCTAGTCATATTCCAAAAGATTAGGTAATATTTAACTGAATCACCCAATAAAGCTGTCTGGGCACCCCAGACTGGACGCTAGTGTCGCTGACTCTGAGGAAGCATCTCTAGTGATGGAGCATGGGGCTTCTTCCTTGGTGTCCCAGCCCTCACAGCAACCCAGGGGTTCCCTGAGGGAAGAAGGTTCAGGAAACTGGGAGAACTCAGTGAGCCCAGCAAGGTGGTTCTGAGAGGGAGGGCTGTCAGGAAGGCTCCCATTGAGTGAGTGTCAATGCAAGGTGCTGGACATCTGGCCCCTACAGTGTCATGTGTTCCTAACAGGTGCACATGCCCTCCCTTCACTCAGCACATACTACTTGGCTACTACTCAGTGCAAGGTACTGAAAATACAGACCCCCAAATGCAAAGTCCTCACCTTGGATGGGCTGATGGGTTGTGACACTGACCTGTAAATAGCCCATCACTAACAGCATGATAGGTGCCTTGAAAATGGAAGGTGGGAGAGATCACCTATGCTGGCAGGGCATAGTCCACGAGGACATGACATCTACTTAAGATGAGTAGGAATTTGCTAGGTGAATAGTTGAGGGAAGCACCTTCCCATCAGGGGACATATGGGCAAAGCCACCGACGTGTGGAGGGCTCAGCATCCCCAGGCAACGTAGTCTAGTGCAGATGACAGGTGGGAAGCACCAAGGATGCAGATGGAGACGTCTCTCTGCACCAGAACACTCACACacatggtgtccataaagtttgcatgcaatttaaaatagttttacattgttaattgcacacgaactttatggataccctctATTTATAAGATTTATGTTCTCCTAAATATTAGTACTTTTCTTATAGAATAAACAATAATACTGTTTAACCAacatatttttagacacaggTCACATCTACCTGGAATTTTTTCATCAGattttttcagcaccatttactgcactgtttttgttttcctcacTGATTGGTAAAGGCAGAGTAGTCATTTGCCCTGTGAAACCCTGCAGAGTTTCTGGGGGTCCTAAAACAAGGCCCTGGAGTGCGACTAACCTCACAGTCCGCGGCTGTGCAGTGAGACACCATTGCACCTGTGTGAGAATGTGAAAATGACAAAGGCTGACCAGACACGTGTGGGCAAGGGAGTGGAGAAGAAGCTCACATACCTCTGATGGGAATACAACACGGAAAAGCTGCTTTGGAGAACCACTTACAGTAtgtcaaaaatttaaatatacaccCAGCAGGTATGATCCGGTTATTCCACTACTAGGAATTTACTCAAGAGAAAAGAATGCACACATCCATGCAAAGACttttacacaaatgttcacagcagcacgtCTGCAATAGCCAGAAACTCAAAACACACCATCTCATATGCATGCAATAGACTACTACTCAGCAATCACAAGGAATCAACTGTGGGCGTGCACAGCCTCACGGTAGGaggaatctcaaaataattacacTCAGGGGAAGAAGCCAGCCCCTTCctgcaggaaggggaggggacatGCTGTATGACTCTGTTTCAGTATACCCTATTAACTACAGGGGGAGAGTTTAGTCCACACATCTACCAGAATAAAGCTGCTCAATTAAGAGATGTTTTGGAATGACAGTTATCTCAACTTTAGGTTATGTGATAGGAATGGATCCTCCTGTCACTGTAGGacattttttctaattgttttctgtttaaaattagAAAGACAAATTTTCTTCCTAGATAGCATAGAGAACATATGAGATGCTTCCATGAGATTTCTGGGGCAGTTGTAGCAGAAAGCCACAGACTGAGTGGCTCAAACAACAGGGATTTATTCTCTCGTGGCTCTGGAGGCTGCAAGTCCAATACGAAGGTGTTGGCAAGGTTGCTCTCTCCTGAGGCTTTCTGCCTTGGCTTGCAGAgggttcttttctctctgcatctcttTGCATAGCCATCCTAGGCCCATCGCAATCTTCGCACGACGGCCACGTTGGATTAGGGCCACCCTGTGCAGTGTGACCCCATCTTGGCTAATATATCTACAACGCCtgtgtttccaaataaggtcacatgcTGAGGAACTGACGATGAAATGGCAACATATGAAGTGGGGGGGATTCAACTTACAACAAAGTTCACCCCATGCTGTcattctgtgaaaaataaaacagaaagaataaaacctGTTTTGAAACCTGAAAGCTGGCCCAAACCTACCTGTAAACCAGCCTGGACTGGCAGGAGGTCTCCACACAGCTCCGGAGCAGCCTCCTTGCAGGGTTCTCCGGAAGATGTTCTCTCCCTGTTCCTCTGGACTTCGGTCTCTGGCCCAGGGGTGCAGATCTGGCCAGGCTGGCCTTTCCCTGCTCTGCCCCTTTGGGTTGGGCCTGTGGCACTGTGGCACCCGCACCTGCACAGGACCTGGGGTGGGGGCATTGCTGCTTTTTaaggtttcatttgtttctatccttGCTCTGACCTTACTTTCTTCAGGCTACCATGTGAGTCAAGTTCACCAGAACTTTCATCAGAGATTGGTGTTTGAACCAGAGCTGCTGTGAAGGTTTCAAACCCTTCTaatgtaaagaaaaggaaatatcctgtcgTGAttccaaaatgaaagaaatcttAGTTGGCAAAGGCTGATAATAGGGAAAATGGTCTGTCTTTTGAAGTAGGGAGAACATCTTCTTTTACATGTCCTGGCCAAGGCTGTGGCGTTGCTCGGGGCTGTATGAGCCCACGTGGCCCACAGGATCAGGGGGAATCTCCAGCTCAGGTGCTGAGGGGTTCCCAGCGGGGTGGGTGTTTGGGGACTGTCCAagggcttttcttttctgccactgtCCTCACAGTGATCTCCTCAAGAGGCTGCCAGAGTCATGAGACAGGGACCTGCTCTGCTTCCTGACCGTTGGCCCGACTGCACCCAACACTTGCCTGCAGGACACCGCACACCCCCCAGCTGGTAACACATTCATTGTGCACTCTCTTTCTTCATCAGCATCTCGCTCATCTTGCTCAGCAGCGTCAGGCTGGACAGATGTCCTTCACCTCGGCCACTGGCACTTCCCAAACAACTGCCAAGGCATGTCCCCACCTGCCTTCTCCTTACAGCACAACCCACTTTTCTACTTGAATattcttaaaggaaaataaaaccaacaacAAGAACCAACATAGCCCTCACAAGCGGAagctaacaaatggaaataaaggaTGCAGCCTGTGTAGCCCTGCGCGTACCCCAAGGGCCAGAGGCAGGGTGCACAGCACCCTGGGAGATGGTAGTGGAAGCATGTCTGGCCCTTTCCTGGGCTTCACGGCCCCTTAGGAAAAGACCttttaaatgagaagaaaaattattatgtGGACTTGCCCTAGCTGAGGATTGTTCTTTCAGTATATGCCAACTGAGAAAACAGCTGACGTCTGAAGCTGTCACTAATTCAGAATGAAGGAGTGCAGTCAGGCCAATGACAACAGCAGTGCTCGCCTCTGGCCTGGGCCTTCCATTTGCAGAGGGTCTGCTGTGTTAACTGCACTAGGATCTCTCTATGTCGACCACCCAAGGGacggtaacaaactggtcagcacatGGACATGGTCATGTGCAGACACATGCaggtggtacatgtccagtctatgaaaattaggtcagctggAGGAGTTGGTCAGTGAAGGGGGGTGGTCAGCTACGGAGGTTCTGCTGTAATCTGAAGCCACTTTGAAACTTGGTGGCTTCCTTGAGCCCACAGCTGGGAATCCCTGGTTTAGAGGAAAGTGCCGAGGCCGTCTTCTGTGTGGACACCATGCCTGTCTTCTAGCTGGGTTTTGGTTCCCCATTCTGTGAGATAGGACAAAGCCTCCTGTTTGCTAACAGAATAACAATAAATAGCATTcttaacaggagaaaaaaaaatccttttaaatgcAAAATGTAATAATATAACCCTTTGGGTGAAATCTGAGAAGAAAACTAGGATTctagggagagaaagaagaaagaaaatatgaacgGAAGCGTTGAAAGGCCCCAGCGGAAGAGCTGAAAGGCCCCAGTCCCTGACCAAGACATTGACCCCAGGGCCAGGCAGAGGGGCTGCACCGGCGCACAGGCTACACTTCTCAGCCTAGCTGCCTGTGCGCTCATGTTAGGATGGCTGTAGGGATGACGGTGGGGGAGGCCATCCTTCTCTCTAGGCCTGCCTGTGTTACTGGGGAAACAGGGCCAGAGCTGCCCTTGGGGTCCCTGGAAAACCCAGTGGGACTGGCATCCTTGCGCTGggtgggaaagaggagagagggaagatttTCAGGGAGAGGGGAGTGGAAACACACTCTGGGGACAGGGGCAGCAGGGGACCGCTCTCCCACTCCCACTCCAAGGACAAAGGACAGCATTGCCCTGTCCTCCCTGGCCTGGCCTCTGTCCCTCGTGCTCCTGGTGGCAAGCTGCATTCAGTCTGCAGGTGCTCTGGCTGCATGAAAGTCCCCTCTCGCCACAGGGGCAACATCCAGAACTAAATAACTGCAGGTGAGCAGTTCTGGGTATACAGTCTGGGACCAAAGAtgacttttataataataaattttataataataaaaggagacaattgggtgggtggggaggggtaTACCTTATAAATAGATtataaggctgcagtgagtttaACTTTCTATAACCTCCTGTGCTTCTCTGGCCCACCCCAGTGACATTGTAACAGTGTCTGCAGGCTATATTGCAAAAAACTAATATccattctttcttgatttttttctttaattcaaatcCTAAGaataaatagtttaaattttctgagttttCATGTCAAGGACAAAACtccttttagaaaaattataaattgggcaGAGTAAAAGCCTGATTTAAATGGCGGCTCACTTGGAAATCCAGAGCTTCTGTCTGACACACAGATGAACCCAAGCCTGGTCGCTGCATCCCTGAAGAAGGCAGGCTGGATGCCCACAACCATGCAGCCAGCTGACCCTGAGTTTTCCACTTGGGGCCAAACCAAAAGGTAGTGGGAGTTTTTAAAGCCACTCCCACTCCACCTGAATCTGTGGTTTAGGTGCCGAGTGGAGCAGGATGGGAGCCCACAGGAAGTGCTGGTTTGGAGGGTCAGAGAGTCGTCAAAGGAATCTGCTGGACCCTGAGGGggaagaggctgaggccaggagccCCGGCTGCTCCCTTCTTTTGTTGATTGTTGTGACTTTGCAGTGGGACCTCCCCAGCTCCAGCCAGGAGGAATGGCTCTTCAAAGAGGATTGCATGGATTTGTGGAATCTGACAAAtactacatatacatatattgttATGTTCCTGCCCAGTGTGCCAAATTCCCTTTGAGGAGCTTGGGGAAGTCAGGCTGGTGCTATTTTCAGAATCTTTCCACCACTGCATGGTGTGGCTGTGTGCCCCTGCAATCCCAgatacacaggaggctgaggggggaagattgtttgagcctaggagtttgaggtcagtctgggaaacatagtgagacccctgcctctaaaaagaagaggctcagtgagtagagcaccggctccagataccgagggtggcaagttcgaaaccgggcccagccaaactgcaacaaagaacagccaggcactgtggtaggtgcctgtagtcccagctacttgggaggctgaggcaagagaatcgcctaagcccaagagctggaggttgctgtgagttgtaatgccacggcactctaccaagggtgacaaaataagactctgtctctaaaaaaaaaagagagagagagagagagaaaagatggaagctgtcaaaaattaaataaataaatctctgttaTGGAAATGCACTAggagatgggggtggtggtggaccCAGATGAGGAAGGCACTGAAGCAGTGGAAGAATTTGCCACATACTTAGGAGCTGCTCTGGCCAGCCACCAAGCCTTTGAGCAAGAAAGGGGTGTGGGGGCAGTGACACTCTGGCAAAGTAGACAGGTGACATCAAGGACTGCTGGATCCTGATTCTGCTACTTTTATCTTGGAGGATATTCAGCAAACCCAAGAGGAAAGTGCAACTGAACACAAAGTACACAAAACCGATCCTGAGGCACTGAATGAACCACTCTTTGTCAGAAGGACCAGTGCTGGGCAGGGCTAAAGGAAAGGCTTCTCTGCAGGTGACCTGATTTCTCAGCACACTTGATAGGACTC
This region of Nycticebus coucang isolate mNycCou1 chromosome 2, mNycCou1.pri, whole genome shotgun sequence genomic DNA includes:
- the LOC128570976 gene encoding coiled-coil domain-containing protein 43-like isoform X2; amino-acid sequence: MVVPGEVAAATSGKGDGGSGGFGLWLDGQLEALGVDRAIYGAYILDVLQEEEEEEKLDVLQGILLAFLEKDSLLNICKEIVERWSETQNVVTKVKKEDEVQAIATLIKKQAQMVVKPRMVSEEEKQRKADLMAQYADVTDEEDEVPKHQCGRCPQCPKTGARIT
- the LOC128570976 gene encoding coiled-coil domain-containing protein 43-like isoform X1 — protein: MVVPGEVAAATSGKGDGGSGGFGLWLDGQLEALGVDRAIYGAYILDVLQEEEEEEKLDVLQGILLAFLEKDSLLNICKEIVERWSETQNVVTKVKKEDEVQAIATLIKKQAQMVVKPRMVSEEEKQRKADLMAQYADVTDEEDEADEKDDSGATTMNIGSDKSLFRNTNVEDVLNARKLERESLRDESQRKKEQDKLQRERDKLAKQERKEKEKKRTQRGE